A window of Lentibacillus sp. Marseille-P4043 contains these coding sequences:
- the der gene encoding ribosome biogenesis GTPase Der, with protein MRKSVVAIVGRPNVGKSTIFNRLVGERISIVEDIPGVTRDRIYAQSEWLTSTFNVIDTGGIEIGDEPLLVKMREQAEVAVDEADVIIFLVNGREGITAADEEVAKLLYKSNKPVVLAVNKIDNPDMREKIYEFYSLGFGEPYPISGSHGLGLGDLLDAVVDLFPEQESDDVEEDTIYFSLIGRPNVGKSSLVNAILNEERVIVSEIEGTTRDAIDTHLHKDDQDYVIIDTAGMRKRGKVYETTEKYSVLRALKAIERSDVVLVLIDAETGIREQDKKIAGYAHEAGRAVIIVVNKWDTVETNEKTMKEFETKLRAHFQFLDYAPIVFLSAKTKKRLHTLTPAINLASENHAKRVPTNVLNDVIMDALAMNPTPTVKGRRLKVLYATQVAIKPPSFVVFVNDPDLMHFSYKRFLENKIRDAFGFVGTPIKIFARKRQ; from the coding sequence ATGAGGAAATCTGTAGTTGCAATTGTTGGGAGACCAAATGTAGGTAAGTCAACTATTTTTAATCGTTTAGTTGGAGAGAGAATATCAATAGTGGAAGATATCCCTGGTGTAACGAGGGATCGAATTTATGCTCAGAGCGAATGGTTAACATCAACATTTAATGTTATTGACACTGGTGGAATTGAAATTGGTGACGAACCATTACTAGTAAAAATGCGGGAACAAGCTGAAGTAGCCGTTGATGAAGCGGATGTTATCATCTTTTTGGTAAACGGAAGAGAAGGGATAACAGCTGCTGATGAAGAAGTAGCTAAACTATTATACAAATCAAATAAGCCTGTCGTTCTCGCTGTTAATAAAATAGATAATCCGGATATGCGTGAAAAAATTTATGAGTTCTATTCGCTAGGTTTCGGAGAACCATATCCAATTTCCGGTTCACACGGGCTTGGCCTTGGCGATCTACTGGATGCGGTGGTAGATCTCTTTCCAGAACAGGAATCTGACGATGTAGAAGAAGATACCATCTACTTCAGTTTGATTGGCAGACCAAATGTCGGAAAATCATCGCTGGTTAATGCCATTTTGAATGAAGAACGGGTGATTGTAAGTGAAATAGAAGGAACAACAAGGGATGCCATTGATACCCATTTACATAAAGATGATCAGGATTATGTCATCATCGACACCGCCGGTATGCGGAAACGGGGAAAGGTGTACGAAACAACAGAAAAATATAGTGTGTTGCGTGCACTAAAAGCAATCGAACGTTCAGATGTTGTGCTTGTTTTAATTGATGCGGAAACAGGAATTCGCGAGCAAGATAAAAAAATCGCCGGCTATGCACATGAGGCAGGACGAGCTGTCATTATTGTTGTGAACAAATGGGATACCGTTGAGACAAATGAGAAAACAATGAAAGAGTTTGAAACGAAGCTACGTGCCCATTTTCAATTTCTGGATTATGCGCCAATTGTCTTTTTATCAGCGAAAACAAAAAAACGATTACACACACTAACACCTGCTATTAACTTAGCAAGTGAAAATCATGCGAAACGGGTACCGACAAATGTTTTGAATGACGTGATTATGGATGCGTTAGCAATGAATCCAACACCAACTGTTAAAGGAAGACGGCTAAAAGTACTTTACGCAACACAAGTCGCAATTAAGCCACCAAGTTTTGTTGTCTTTGTAAATGACCCAGATTTAATGCATTTCTCGTATAAACGTTTCCTAGAAAACAAAATTAGGGATGCATTTGGATTTGTTGGTACACCAATCAAGATATTTGCAAGAAAACGGCAGTAA
- a CDS encoding NAD(P)H-dependent glycerol-3-phosphate dehydrogenase: MAKIAVLGAGSWGTALSIVLADNGHEVKLWSHRKEQVEAINTTHKNEKYLEIMIPKEIKAYNDLSAAVEDVTAIVLVVPTKAIREVCGQLNDLPLDNATLIHASKGIEPESLKRVSEMITEEMDQYNDEDIVVLSGPSHAEEVGKRQPTTVTVSSSNETNAKIAQDLFINEFFRVYTSPDVIGVELGGALKNIIALGAGISDGLGYGDNAKAALITRGLAEIARLGTSLGANPLTFLGLPGVGDLIVTCTSVHSRNWRAGNLLGKGNKLDQVLDQMGMVVEGVRTTKAAYQFATKQQIEMPITNGIHKILFEEAKPKDVVDQLMNRNKREEMDDLALLLSNRYS, translated from the coding sequence TTGGCTAAAATAGCTGTATTAGGGGCAGGTAGCTGGGGAACAGCTTTAAGTATTGTCCTAGCAGATAATGGACACGAGGTGAAATTGTGGTCCCATCGCAAGGAACAGGTTGAGGCAATCAACACAACTCATAAAAATGAAAAATACTTGGAAATTATGATCCCAAAGGAAATAAAAGCGTACAATGATTTAAGTGCAGCAGTAGAGGACGTAACCGCGATTGTACTTGTTGTGCCAACGAAAGCGATTCGGGAAGTTTGCGGTCAATTGAATGACTTGCCTCTGGACAATGCAACACTAATCCACGCGTCGAAAGGGATTGAACCGGAGTCATTAAAGCGTGTTTCGGAAATGATTACTGAAGAAATGGACCAATATAATGATGAAGATATTGTTGTATTATCTGGTCCAAGCCATGCGGAAGAAGTTGGGAAACGACAACCAACAACCGTGACCGTTTCATCAAGTAATGAGACAAATGCAAAAATCGCCCAGGATTTATTTATTAATGAATTTTTCCGTGTGTATACAAGTCCTGATGTCATTGGAGTGGAGCTTGGTGGTGCGCTAAAAAACATCATTGCCCTAGGTGCTGGTATTTCTGATGGACTAGGTTATGGTGATAATGCGAAGGCAGCACTTATTACAAGAGGATTAGCTGAAATCGCTCGACTAGGAACATCGCTTGGTGCCAACCCATTGACATTTTTAGGGCTGCCAGGTGTCGGTGATTTAATTGTGACTTGTACAAGTGTACACAGCAGAAACTGGCGTGCAGGAAACCTACTAGGAAAGGGAAATAAATTAGATCAAGTGTTGGATCAAATGGGCATGGTTGTAGAAGGTGTTCGAACAACAAAAGCAGCATACCAATTCGCGACGAAACAACAAATAGAAATGCCGATAACAAATGGGATCCACAAAATCCTTTTTGAAGAAGCAAAACCTAAAGACGTCGTTGATCAATTAATGAATCGGAATAAGCGTGAAGAAATGGACGACCTTGCATTGTTGCTAAGCAATAGGTATTCCTAA
- a CDS encoding stage VI sporulation protein F: protein MSNFQKNLFDKINQKANIDPNDVYNVADSVKNADFTDEKTVRNLVRRLSKLANKPLSKQKEDKIVKSITNGNMPMDGNSLNQLFKK, encoded by the coding sequence GTGAGCAATTTTCAAAAAAACCTTTTTGACAAAATAAACCAAAAAGCAAACATTGACCCAAATGACGTCTATAATGTGGCTGATTCAGTTAAAAACGCAGATTTTACCGATGAAAAAACAGTAAGAAATCTAGTACGTAGACTGTCAAAATTAGCAAATAAACCTTTATCAAAACAAAAAGAGGACAAAATCGTTAAGTCTATTACGAACGGCAATATGCCAATGGATGGCAACTCGTTAAATCAACTATTTAAGAAATAG
- a CDS encoding DUF2768 domain-containing protein codes for MSVSMIAMWVSLIGMALLIIAIGLIYLSRYKLKGLLSGIVATLAYICFIIGSIIIFYIVFSGPTR; via the coding sequence ATGTCAGTATCAATGATCGCAATGTGGGTATCGCTTATAGGGATGGCTTTGTTAATTATAGCCATTGGTCTTATTTACTTAAGCAGGTACAAGCTAAAGGGATTGCTTAGTGGAATTGTAGCCACATTAGCTTACATTTGTTTCATTATAGGTAGTATTATTATATTTTATATTGTATTTAGTGGGCCAACCAGGTAA
- the spoIVA gene encoding stage IV sporulation protein A, translated as MERVDIFKDISKRTNGDIYLGIVGAVRTGKSTFIKKFMESVVLPDIEDESERSRAHDELPQSAAGKTIMTTEPKFVPNQAVSVHVDEGLDVNVRLVDCVGYAVEGAKGFEDENGPRMIHTPWYEEPIPFHDAAEIGTRKVIQEHSTIGVVVTTDGTIGEIPRSDYIDAEAKVVEELKEVGKPFIMVVNSVRPSSQETELLRQELAETYDIPVLAMSIESMTEHDVYNVLREALYEFPVLEVNVNLPSWVMVLRENHWLRENYQDAIQTTVKDIKRLRDVDHIVGHFADYDYIDQANIAGMEMGDGVAEIDLHAPDHLYDQVLKEIVGEEIRGKDHLLELMQDFAHAKREYDQVSGALQMVKQTGYGIAAPSLEDMELDEPEIIRQGSRFGVRLKAVAPSIHMIRVEVESEFSPIIGTEKQSEELVRYLMQDFEEDPLSIWESDIFGRSLSSIVREGIQAKIAMMPENARYKLKDTLERIINEGSGGLIAIIL; from the coding sequence TTGGAGAGAGTAGATATTTTTAAAGATATTTCGAAACGCACGAATGGAGATATTTACTTAGGCATTGTTGGAGCTGTTCGGACAGGTAAATCAACGTTTATCAAAAAATTTATGGAATCCGTTGTTTTACCAGATATTGAAGACGAAAGCGAACGAAGCAGGGCGCATGATGAATTGCCGCAAAGCGCGGCTGGAAAAACAATTATGACAACAGAACCTAAATTTGTACCAAATCAAGCTGTATCTGTTCACGTTGATGAAGGGTTAGACGTCAATGTGAGGCTTGTGGATTGTGTTGGGTATGCGGTTGAAGGTGCGAAAGGGTTTGAAGATGAAAATGGACCAAGAATGATTCACACCCCATGGTATGAAGAACCAATTCCATTTCATGATGCTGCCGAAATCGGAACGCGAAAAGTAATTCAGGAACATTCTACGATAGGTGTCGTTGTTACAACAGACGGAACAATTGGGGAAATACCGCGCAGTGATTATATTGATGCGGAAGCAAAAGTCGTTGAAGAATTAAAAGAAGTCGGAAAGCCGTTCATCATGGTTGTTAACTCTGTGAGACCATCAAGTCAAGAAACAGAATTGTTACGCCAGGAATTAGCTGAAACGTACGATATCCCTGTATTGGCAATGAGCATAGAGTCCATGACGGAACACGATGTATATAACGTATTACGTGAAGCGTTATATGAATTCCCGGTGTTAGAAGTAAATGTTAACTTGCCAAGCTGGGTTATGGTATTACGAGAAAACCATTGGCTCAGAGAGAACTATCAGGACGCCATTCAAACAACGGTAAAGGACATTAAACGACTGCGTGATGTCGATCACATTGTTGGACACTTCGCTGATTACGATTATATCGATCAGGCGAATATTGCTGGGATGGAGATGGGAGACGGGGTTGCCGAAATTGATTTACATGCACCGGACCATTTATATGATCAAGTTTTAAAAGAAATAGTCGGTGAAGAAATCCGCGGAAAAGACCATTTACTTGAATTGATGCAGGATTTTGCACATGCAAAGCGCGAGTATGATCAGGTATCAGGTGCATTGCAAATGGTGAAACAAACCGGCTATGGAATTGCGGCACCTAGTCTAGAAGATATGGAATTGGATGAACCAGAAATTATTCGTCAAGGTTCCAGATTTGGCGTACGACTCAAAGCAGTTGCACCATCCATCCACATGATTCGGGTTGAAGTAGAGTCTGAGTTTTCACCAATTATCGGAACAGAAAAACAGAGTGAGGAACTGGTACGATATCTCATGCAGGATTTTGAAGAGGATCCATTATCAATTTGGGAATCAGACATTTTTGGTCGCTCCCTAAGTTCAATCGTCAGGGAAGGCATACAGGCAAAAATTGCAATGATGCCCGAGAATGCCAGATACAAATTAAAGGACACGCTTGAACGGATTATTAACGAAGGGTCAGGCGGTTTAATCGCAATTATTTTATAG
- a CDS encoding HU family DNA-binding protein: MNKTDLVNAVAEKSELSKKDATKAVDAVFESVMDSLKNGEKVQLIGFGNFEVRERSARKGRNPQTGEEIEIPASKVPAFKPGKALKDTVK, translated from the coding sequence ATGAATAAAACAGACTTAGTAAATGCAGTTGCTGAAAAAAGCGAGCTTTCTAAGAAAGATGCTACAAAAGCTGTCGATGCAGTTTTTGAATCTGTCATGGATTCACTTAAAAACGGTGAAAAAGTACAGCTAATTGGATTCGGAAACTTTGAAGTGCGTGAGCGTTCAGCTCGTAAAGGACGTAATCCACAAACTGGGGAAGAAATTGAAATTCCAGCAAGCAAAGTTCCTGCGTTTAAACCAGGTAAGGCCCTAAAAGATACAGTAAAATAA
- the mtrB gene encoding trp RNA-binding attenuation protein MtrB, with product MDNANTDFFVIKALEDGVNVIGLTRGTDTRFHHAEKLDKDEVMIAQFTEHTSAVKVRGKAIIQTSHGQLDND from the coding sequence ATGGATAATGCAAACACAGATTTTTTTGTAATTAAAGCATTAGAAGATGGTGTTAATGTCATTGGATTAACAAGGGGAACAGATACACGCTTTCACCATGCGGAAAAACTGGATAAAGACGAGGTAATGATCGCCCAATTTACAGAACATACATCAGCTGTAAAAGTTAGGGGGAAAGCGATCATCCAAACAAGCCATGGACAACTGGACAATGATTAA
- a CDS encoding heptaprenyl diphosphate synthase component 1: MSTSGMELENIKTLIETKIQHTYLEKYIKKPVLDDEKLMILISIIDNTTLSDAKKKQYIITTMLVQIALDTHDQVIKVTQPDEEKQQKQQKQLTVLAGDYYSGLYYSLLAEAGDYDMIHVLASAIKEINEYKMKLYYLEANSFLSFIKLTQKIESLLFVHVAEHVKEFAVKNVIEEWLLASKLLQEREHVTKEGYSPLLDLWFSQSRADAYSTMVKTVETITNRTLQHIEQILPQLPGYHTSLKNHIFNQIKRNLNKQTTKAEEG, encoded by the coding sequence TTGAGTACATCAGGTATGGAACTTGAAAATATAAAGACTTTGATTGAAACCAAAATCCAGCATACATATCTTGAAAAATACATTAAAAAGCCCGTGCTTGATGACGAGAAATTAATGATTTTAATATCCATTATCGATAATACAACATTATCAGATGCAAAAAAAAAGCAATATATCATCACAACCATGCTAGTTCAGATTGCACTTGATACACATGATCAAGTAATAAAAGTTACACAACCGGATGAGGAAAAACAACAAAAACAGCAAAAGCAACTTACTGTTTTAGCTGGTGATTATTATAGTGGGTTGTACTATTCCTTACTTGCAGAAGCCGGAGACTATGATATGATTCATGTCCTTGCATCCGCGATTAAAGAGATCAATGAATATAAAATGAAACTATATTATTTAGAAGCAAACTCATTTCTGTCATTTATCAAGTTAACCCAGAAAATAGAATCCCTCTTATTTGTTCATGTTGCTGAACATGTTAAGGAATTCGCGGTTAAAAATGTTATCGAAGAATGGCTATTGGCTAGTAAATTGCTACAGGAAAGGGAGCATGTTACCAAAGAAGGTTACTCCCCTTTACTTGATCTATGGTTTAGTCAATCTCGTGCGGACGCCTATTCGACTATGGTCAAAACTGTTGAGACGATTACCAATCGTACACTACAGCATATTGAGCAAATATTACCGCAGCTTCCAGGCTATCATACCAGCTTAAAAAACCATATTTTCAATCAAATCAAGAGAAATTTGAACAAACAAACTACAAAAGCGGAAGAAGGGTAA
- a CDS encoding demethylmenaquinone methyltransferase, which yields MPQQSKEERVHHVFEKIYDNYDSMNSIISFQRHKAWRKDVMNRMQVKQGAKALDVCCGTGDWSISLAKKIGPDGEVIGLDFSENMLTVAKEKQKKTFPMKQLSFMHGNAMDLPFADDSFDYVTIGFGLRNVPDYMTVLKELYRVVKPHGKVVCLETSQPTMIGFRQGYYFYFRFIMPFIGRLFAKSYQEYAWLHESAKGFPGKKELKHMFQEAGFSHVQVKSYTGGVAAMHMGYKEETKA from the coding sequence ATGCCACAACAGTCGAAAGAAGAACGTGTCCACCACGTCTTTGAAAAAATATACGATAACTATGACTCCATGAATTCAATCATTTCCTTTCAGCGCCATAAGGCATGGCGGAAAGATGTCATGAATCGAATGCAGGTTAAACAGGGAGCAAAAGCACTGGACGTCTGCTGTGGTACAGGAGATTGGTCCATTTCACTGGCTAAGAAAATTGGGCCAGATGGGGAAGTTATCGGGCTCGATTTTAGCGAAAACATGCTTACAGTAGCTAAAGAAAAGCAGAAGAAAACATTTCCGATGAAGCAACTCAGCTTTATGCATGGAAACGCCATGGATCTTCCGTTTGCTGATGATTCATTTGATTATGTAACCATTGGGTTCGGATTACGGAATGTCCCAGACTATATGACTGTATTAAAAGAATTATACCGTGTTGTTAAACCACATGGCAAAGTGGTATGCTTGGAAACGTCCCAGCCGACAATGATTGGATTTAGACAGGGCTATTATTTTTATTTTCGTTTTATCATGCCTTTCATTGGACGACTCTTCGCAAAAAGCTACCAAGAGTATGCATGGTTGCATGAATCAGCTAAAGGATTTCCAGGCAAAAAAGAATTAAAGCATATGTTTCAAGAAGCAGGATTTTCTCATGTCCAAGTGAAGAGCTATACGGGTGGTGTAGCAGCAATGCATATGGGATATAAAGAGGAAACAAAAGCGTAA
- the hepT gene encoding heptaprenyl diphosphate synthase component II: protein MKIAKIYGFLKKDLDRIEVALNNVIQAEHPVLRKASTQLLEAGGKRIRPVFVLLSGQFGNYDMERMKTVAVSLELIHMATLVHDDVIDDAELRRGKPTIRQMYDNRVAMYAGDYILARSLESITSLRKPNAHLVLSKTIVEVCIGEIEQIKDKYDWSQQLRDYLRRIKRKTALLIATSCKLGAIAADVPEEIANKLYRYGYYIGMSYQIIDDILDFTSSATELGKPAGHDLLQGNITLPVLYAMQDETFYALLKEAFANPDTVNEAHMHDLVRNLNQTNAISCSYQLSDLYLKKALAIVDQLPNNKAKNTLRDIAKYIGKRRS, encoded by the coding sequence ATGAAAATAGCTAAAATATATGGATTTTTAAAAAAAGACTTAGATCGAATTGAAGTGGCGTTAAATAACGTAATACAAGCTGAACACCCTGTATTACGAAAAGCATCGACCCAATTGTTAGAAGCGGGCGGAAAACGAATTCGTCCCGTCTTTGTTCTGCTGTCTGGACAATTTGGCAACTATGATATGGAACGAATGAAGACGGTAGCTGTCTCCCTTGAATTGATTCACATGGCTACACTTGTTCATGACGATGTAATTGATGACGCAGAATTACGACGGGGGAAACCGACAATCAGGCAAATGTATGATAATCGGGTCGCAATGTATGCAGGCGATTACATATTAGCTCGATCCTTAGAAAGCATTACTTCATTACGAAAACCAAATGCACATCTCGTGCTGTCCAAGACAATTGTCGAAGTGTGTATTGGGGAAATTGAACAAATTAAAGATAAATACGACTGGAGCCAGCAACTGCGCGATTATTTACGCAGGATCAAGCGGAAAACGGCTCTGTTAATTGCAACAAGCTGTAAATTAGGCGCGATTGCCGCGGATGTACCAGAAGAAATTGCCAACAAATTATACAGGTATGGGTATTACATTGGCATGTCTTATCAAATAATTGATGACATCCTTGATTTCACATCATCAGCTACTGAACTTGGCAAACCAGCTGGGCACGATTTACTTCAAGGGAACATTACCTTACCTGTTTTATATGCAATGCAAGACGAAACATTTTATGCCTTATTAAAAGAAGCATTTGCTAATCCGGATACGGTAAATGAAGCACACATGCATGACCTTGTTCGAAATTTAAATCAAACAAATGCCATTTCATGTTCCTATCAGTTAAGTGATCTTTATTTGAAAAAGGCTTTAGCCATTGTCGATCAGTTACCAAATAATAAAGCAAAAAACACGTTACGAGACATTGCAAAATACATTGGGAAAAGGCGTTCATAA
- the ndk gene encoding nucleoside-diphosphate kinase yields the protein MEKTFLMVKPDGVQRNLIGEIVNRFERKGFQLAGAKLMTISNDLAENHYGEHKERPFFGELVDFITSGPVFAMVWEGENVIATAREMMGKTNPQEAAPGTIRGDFGVTVGKNVIHGSDSPESAEREINLFFDGSDVLTYSKQDSAWIY from the coding sequence ATGGAGAAAACATTTTTAATGGTAAAACCTGACGGAGTTCAACGTAATTTAATCGGAGAGATTGTTAATCGATTCGAGCGAAAAGGCTTTCAATTAGCTGGAGCTAAGTTAATGACTATTTCTAATGATTTGGCTGAAAACCATTATGGAGAACATAAAGAACGTCCTTTCTTTGGTGAATTGGTTGATTTCATTACTTCCGGACCTGTGTTTGCAATGGTTTGGGAAGGGGAAAATGTTATCGCAACTGCACGTGAAATGATGGGAAAAACAAATCCTCAGGAAGCTGCACCTGGAACAATCCGTGGTGACTTCGGTGTTACTGTTGGTAAAAACGTTATTCATGGTTCTGACTCACCAGAAAGTGCTGAACGTGAAATCAACCTATTTTTTGACGGAAGCGATGTTTTAACCTATTCGAAACAAGATAGCGCATGGATTTATTAA
- a CDS encoding CheR family methyltransferase, whose protein sequence is MAEDYIHFIARIKQKLGIDLRLYKEAQMKRRLTSLRNKRGYADFDTYYQALDTNEQLLQEFIDRLTINVSEFYRNPKRWDVLQKKILPLLLEKKQKLSIWSAACSTGEEPYSIALMANEHFPDADVQVLATDIDDTVLEKAKQGIYPAQALKDLPKQMKEKYFTEEHGLYHIDKHIKRKITFKRHNLLADRYPSGNDLIVCRNVLIYFTDQAKETIYKNFSDSLVENGVLFVGSTEQIFSPNKYGLALQDTFFYQKE, encoded by the coding sequence ATGGCTGAGGATTACATACATTTTATTGCACGTATCAAACAAAAGCTTGGCATTGATTTAAGGTTGTATAAAGAGGCCCAAATGAAACGCCGACTCACATCACTAAGAAACAAACGTGGATATGCTGATTTTGATACATATTATCAAGCATTAGACACTAATGAACAATTGTTACAGGAATTCATTGATCGATTGACAATTAATGTTTCTGAATTCTATCGTAATCCGAAGCGTTGGGATGTACTACAGAAGAAAATCCTTCCTTTGTTGCTGGAAAAGAAACAGAAATTATCCATCTGGAGTGCTGCCTGTTCAACAGGCGAAGAGCCCTATAGCATCGCTCTAATGGCAAACGAACATTTTCCTGATGCGGACGTACAAGTTCTCGCAACAGATATCGATGATACAGTATTGGAAAAAGCCAAACAAGGTATTTATCCAGCGCAAGCATTAAAGGACTTGCCGAAGCAGATGAAGGAAAAATACTTTACAGAAGAACATGGGTTATATCACATCGATAAACATATTAAACGAAAGATTACATTCAAACGACATAACTTGTTAGCCGACCGTTATCCCAGCGGCAATGATCTTATCGTCTGCCGCAATGTGCTAATCTATTTTACGGACCAGGCGAAAGAAACAATCTATAAAAATTTTAGTGATTCGTTAGTTGAAAATGGTGTGTTGTTTGTTGGTAGTACCGAACAAATTTTCAGTCCCAACAAATACGGTTTAGCTTTACAAGATACATTTTTTTACCAAAAAGAATAA